The Bacteriovorax sp. PP10 nucleotide sequence GGTAAATCTGTTTTGAAACCTTTGATAGATTCAATTTTATCGATTGTTCCACCAGTGTGACCAAGGCCACGACCTGCAATCATTGGAACTTTTACACCACAAGCAGCTGCGATAGGCGCCAGGATGAAAGAAGCTTTGTCGCCAACTCCACCGGTAGAGTGTTTGTCGATATAGTGCTGTTCTGGAAAGTTGAGAACTTTACCCGAGTATAACATTGCATCGGTCAAGTATGAGGTTTCTTCAATGTCCATTCCACATAGGAAAATGGCCATTAAAAGTGCGCTCATTTGATAGTCTTCAATGTAGCCTTCAGTAAGACCAGTGATGAACCAGTTGATTTCTTCTTTAGTAAGTCTTCCTTTATCTCGTTTCTTTTGTATAATGGAATAAGCTGAGAATTGTTGAGTCATGGATCCCTTATTTGGTTTTGGTTTAATCGCTAAAAAATTGAGTAAGAGGGAGATTATAATAAATTGACTCACGAAAATCAAAAATAATGCGTGGCAAAGGTTCAAGGAAAAAAAATCAAATGAAATCTCTATTAACTTTAATTATAACTGCAGTGATTCTTATTAATCCAACTCAACAAGTTTATGCGCAAGACAACACGTCGCAAACGGGAGTTTTGGATGAGTCGCTTGCTGACTTAACTTTAGTTTTAGGGGCCGGAGCGGTTGGTGCTATTCTTGGTCTATCGACACTGTCATTCGTAGATAAACCTAAGGATAAGTTAGAAAATGTTGCTATTGGTGGTGCTGTTGGGATCGTTGTTGGGGTAGGGATTGCTCTTTTTGGGCAAGCTACAAAACAAACTGCGGTTATCACGCAATCAGCTCCTCAGGATGCAAATTCAGTTGAAAGCTACGCTCGCCTAGATTTCTCAAAGCAGAAAATTGCTGAGTCCTATTTAGTTCAACCTACTGTTGGTTACAATTTTAGCTTCTAGTTCGCTCTCTAACTTTTTTTTAAATTTTTTTTAGAAAAGCGCGACATTTTCCTCCTTTGTATCTTCGTTCTTCATAAGGTATCCTGAATAAGATTTGTAAGATTTAAAGGATTTATCATGGCCAAACAGTTAATTATCAACCAGACACTCAATGAGTGTCGGGCAGCTCTTATTGAGAACGGTGAAATTCTCGATTTTTTAATGGAGCGTTCTTTTCACCATAACCCAGAAAATAATCATGTCGATTTTCCGTTTGTAGGGGATATCTACAAAGGAAAAGTTGTGCGCGTTCTTCCCGGAATGCAGTCAGCTTTCGTTGATATTGGTTATGAGAAAGCAGCTTTTCTCTATGTAGACGACGCTTACATTCCGACTATCGAAGAACAACGAGATATGGCGGAAAAAAGTAAAAAGTCTCTGGAAGGAAAAGACCGTCTTGGAGAAATTATTCCAGACGAGCTTTCAACTTTATCAGAAGCCGTTAACATGCGCTTTCGTCCGGATGTGAGTATTGAATCTTTCATCAAGGAAGGAGACGAAATTTTAGTTCAGGTGGCAAAAGAGCCGATCTCAACTAAAGGGCCGCGTGTTACCAGACACATCACTTTCGCCGGAAGACATATCGTATTCATGCCATTCATTGAGCACACTGGTGTTTCAAGAAGAATTGAAAGCGAAAAAGAGCGCGAACGTTTAAAAGAAATTTTAGAAACAGTAAGACCGGAAGGAACTGGAGTTATCGCTCGTACAGTTGCAGAAGGACAAAGCTATAAGACACTAAAGTTCGACTTCAATATGCTAGTGAAGATCTGGAAAGATGTTTCAAAGAAAGCTGAGAAGGTAAGAGCTCCAACTGTTGTTCACCAGGATTTAAGTTTCATTCAAAGAGTCTTCCGTGACATTACGGATGAAGATGTTGATGAAATCATCCTGGATTCAAAAGACAATTTAAAAGAAGCTGAAAAGTTCGTGCAGAAGTTCCTTCCTACAATGAAAGGAAAGTTCAAACACTATGCTGATGAGTCGATTCCTATTTTTGAAAAATTCGGGATTGATTTAGAAGTAGAGCGCGCGATTGATAACAAAGTATTCTTGAAATCAGGTGGATCACTTAACATCGATCAAACGGAAGCTCTTGTTTCTGTCGACGTTAATACTGGTAAATACATCGGAAGAAAAACTTTCGAAGAGACGATTTTGAAAACGAACCTTGAAGCAGTTAAAGAGATTGCTTACCAGTTACGTTTAAGAAATTGCGGTGGGATCATCATTATCGATTTCATCGATATGGAAAAAGAAGAAAATAGAATTACTGTCTACAATGCTTTACTAGAAGCATTGAAGAAAGATAGAGCAAAGACTAACGTACTTCCGATTTCAGGCCTTGGTCTGGTTGAGATGACTCGTAAGAGAACACGTGACACTTTATCTCGCATTATGTGTGAGCCATGTCCTTACTGTGAAGGGACGGGAAGAGTGAAGTCTACGTTGTCGGTTTGTTATGAACTGATTCGTGAACTAAACAAGGTACTGGCTAAATCAAAAGGGACAAAAGTTTCAATCTACGCTCACCCTGAGGTGACGGCGACTTTAACTGGCGAAGACTTTGATTTGATCGATACACTTGAAGAAGCTCACGGTAAGTCGATTCAGATTCGTTCTGAAAACAACTACCACATCGAACAATACGAAATTTTTCCACAAGAGTATTAAAGGTTATGAGAGTTGAGAGTTTTTATTATAAAGACATCTTAGCTCTCATCCCCAAGCTTGCCGAACTCCGCATAAAAGTTTTTCGTGATTACCCTTATCTTTATGAAGGCAGTCTTGATTACGAAAAAAATTACCTGAAAATTTATACATCAAGTACCCAGAGTGTAATCGTCGCTGCTTTTGACGGCGATGAACTCGTTGGGGCCGCAACAGCGATTCCTCTTCGTGATGAAGCAGACTACATTCAAAAACCGTTTTTAGATGCGGGGATAGATGTCACTGAGATTTACTATTTCGGTGAGAGTGTTCTTTTAAAAGAGTACAGAGGTCAGGGGATTGGTCATAAGTTTTTTGAAGGAAGAGAATCGGCCGCTTTAAAATTTGGTTTTCATACGACTTGTTTTTGTGCAGTGGAGAGACCGGCAGGTCATCCAATGATGCCAGCTGATTATAGTCCGCTTGATGAGTTCTGGAAGAAACGTGGCTACGCCAAACATAATGAATTAAGAAGTGAGTTCTCATGGCCGGATATCGGAGAAATTGAAGAAACACTAAAGCCTATGATCTATTGGATGAAACAATGTTAAAAATAGCAGCAGCTCAGTATTTACTTAGTCCTCATAACTCGCTTGAAGATTTTAAAATCAGCGTAGAAAAATGGGTGAAAGAAGCAAGTGATAATGGGGCCAGGCTATTAGTTTTCCCCGAGTATGGATCAATTGAGTTAGTTTCGCTCTTATCAGAAGAAGTTCAAAAAAATTTAGCTCAGCAATTAAGTGACATTCAAAATTTTAGAGATGAATTCATCCAGCTTTATGTTGAACTTGCCAAGAAGTACGACGTTTATATTGTGGCCCCAAGTTTTCCATGGCTAGAAACTCCAGATTTTTTTGTGAACCGCGCTTTTTTAATCAATCCTAATGGGCTTTACAGCTATCAGGATAAACAGATGATGACTCGCTTTGAAGATGAGCAGTGGATGGTTTCAACACCAAAAGAGAAGGTTTTAAACTCATTTGATGTTGATGGCGTGAAAGTGGGAATTTCCATTTGTTTTGATGTTGAGTTTCCGGATTTCGCTCGCGAACTTGCAGCTGAAGGTGTGGAAGTTTTAGTGGCACCATCATGCACAGAAGGTTTGGCAGGGATGAACCGTATCCACGTAGGAGCTCGCGCTCGCGCACTTGAAAATCAATTTTATGTTGTCGTTTCTCAAACAGTCGGGATGGTTCATTATTCAGAGGCCATCGATAAAAACACTGGAATGGCCGCAATTTATTCGACATGTGATTTAGGTTTTCCTGACGATGGAATTATTGTTCAGGGAACGTTAAATGTTCCGCAATGGGTTTACGCTGAAATCAACACAAAACTGGTTGAAGACGTACGAAAAAATGGCCATGTTTTTAATTTTCAAAAGATCAAAGCTTTAAGATAACCTTTTTAAATTAAGGGCTTTGACACTGGTTGGACGAGCGCTGTCTACGCCTTGTCTCAACAAAAACCGAATACATTAATGCTATAAATTCTAAGAGGATTTAATTTCTTTCTCCCTTAGGAATTTATAATGAAAATTGCCGTTATTGGATCAGGAATTTCAGGCTTATCGAGTGCATGGTTATTAAACCGCACAGAAGGCCATGAAGTGACTTTATTTGAGTCTATGGATTACCTTGGTGGTCATTCAAACACAGTCGACGTAACGCTAAATGGAGTAACGAGTCCAGTGGACACTGGCTTTCTTGTTCACAACCCCAACACATACCCAAACCTGATTGCTTTTTTAAAACTGCTGAATGTCGAGGTGATTGAATCTGATATGACTTTCAGTGTGAAGTTAGGCGAGAGAAAAATTGAATGGGCCGGAACAAATTTAAGAACAGTTTTTTCTCAAAAGAAAAATTTAATAAGCCCTTCATTTTGGAAAATGATTTTAGATATCATGCATTTTAATAAAAATGTTCATGCTTACCTGGAAGAATCACGCCATAAGAAATTAAGTCTTGGTGAACTCTTACATGAAAAACAATACTCACGTGAGTTTTGTGACTGGTACCTGATTCCCATGGGAGCGGCGATCTGGTCAACATCAACTGAAGACATGAAAAAATTTCCGGCCGAGAATTTTATTCAGTTCGGGATTAACCATTCCTTGTTTCAGGTAGAAGGCAGGCCTGTCTGGAGAACTATTAAAAATGGTTCGCGTGAATATGTTAAGAAGATAGCTAAAGATCTACCGCGTGTTTTTCTCAACGAGCCGGTACTTGCAGTAAGACGTGGTGAAAAAGTTGAAGTCGTGACAACACAGAGAACTGAATTTTTTGATAAGGTTATCTTTGCGACCCATACTGATATAACGGCCAGTATTCTTCAGGATGCAACTCCTGCTGAAAAACAAATTTTAAGAAAAGTTGAGTACTCGGAGAATATCGCTTATTTGCATTACGATGAATCACACTTACCGGATTCAAAGAATGTCTGGTCAGCGTGGAATTATTTTAGTGAGACGGATGCTAATAGCAAGCAAGCAGTGGCCGTGAGTTATTTAATTTCGAAACTGCAGCCGCTTCCTTTTAAAGTCCCCATTATTGTGACACTCAATCCGGTAAGAGTTCCAGATCCATCAAAAACAATTAAGACTATTATTTATCATCATCCTTTGTTTGATCAGAAGGCGATTGATGCTCAAAAAATGTTATCTGAGATTCAGGGAGAAAATCATACTTACTTTGCGGGAGCGTGGTGCGGGTATGGATTTCATGAAGATGGTTTAAAGTCCGGCATTGCTGTCGCAAAAATGCTGGGAGCGAAAATCCCATGGTAAACAATTATATTGTTGAAGGGGCGGTCTACCATGAGAGGCTGAAGCCCTTTAATCACAAATTTTTATATAATGTTTTTCTTTTAAAATTTCCCTTGGATGAAATCGAACAATTGAAGAGTCCGTTATTTTCCTTTAATCGCTTTAATTTGTTTTCTTTTTATTTCAAAGATTACCTCGATGGAAGTGACAGGCCTTTAAAGCAAAAAATTCAAGAGGTATTAAATGCTGAAGGGATTAAAGCAGAAGGGAAGATTGTCCTGCAGACCATTCCTCGTATTTTAGGATACGGGTTTAATCCGGTGAGCTTTTGGTACATCTATGATCTGGAAGACAAACTTGAGGCCATCTTATCAGAAGTGAATAATACTTTTGGTGATAGACACTATTATCTGCTCCAAGGATTTTCTGAATATAAAAGAATCACCATGCAGAAGGTTTTTCATGTATCGCCATTTTTTGATATCGAAGGTGAGTATCAGTTTTCTTTTACCCCAAAGAGTGTTGTGATCAATTATTTTGATCCTAAAGAGAATGATTATTTTTTCAAGAGCACTTTAAATGTAGTTCACAGTAGAGAATTTTCTACGAAAAATTTATTAAAAATGTTTTTTAAATACCCCATGATGACTTTTGTTGTGATGGGAAGAATTCATTGGCAAGCAGTAAAGCTC carries:
- a CDS encoding Rne/Rng family ribonuclease, whose translation is MAKQLIINQTLNECRAALIENGEILDFLMERSFHHNPENNHVDFPFVGDIYKGKVVRVLPGMQSAFVDIGYEKAAFLYVDDAYIPTIEEQRDMAEKSKKSLEGKDRLGEIIPDELSTLSEAVNMRFRPDVSIESFIKEGDEILVQVAKEPISTKGPRVTRHITFAGRHIVFMPFIEHTGVSRRIESEKERERLKEILETVRPEGTGVIARTVAEGQSYKTLKFDFNMLVKIWKDVSKKAEKVRAPTVVHQDLSFIQRVFRDITDEDVDEIILDSKDNLKEAEKFVQKFLPTMKGKFKHYADESIPIFEKFGIDLEVERAIDNKVFLKSGGSLNIDQTEALVSVDVNTGKYIGRKTFEETILKTNLEAVKEIAYQLRLRNCGGIIIIDFIDMEKEENRITVYNALLEALKKDRAKTNVLPISGLGLVEMTRKRTRDTLSRIMCEPCPYCEGTGRVKSTLSVCYELIRELNKVLAKSKGTKVSIYAHPEVTATLTGEDFDLIDTLEEAHGKSIQIRSENNYHIEQYEIFPQEY
- a CDS encoding GNAT family N-acetyltransferase, coding for MRVESFYYKDILALIPKLAELRIKVFRDYPYLYEGSLDYEKNYLKIYTSSTQSVIVAAFDGDELVGAATAIPLRDEADYIQKPFLDAGIDVTEIYYFGESVLLKEYRGQGIGHKFFEGRESAALKFGFHTTCFCAVERPAGHPMMPADYSPLDEFWKKRGYAKHNELRSEFSWPDIGEIEETLKPMIYWMKQC
- a CDS encoding carbon-nitrogen hydrolase family protein, coding for MLKIAAAQYLLSPHNSLEDFKISVEKWVKEASDNGARLLVFPEYGSIELVSLLSEEVQKNLAQQLSDIQNFRDEFIQLYVELAKKYDVYIVAPSFPWLETPDFFVNRAFLINPNGLYSYQDKQMMTRFEDEQWMVSTPKEKVLNSFDVDGVKVGISICFDVEFPDFARELAAEGVEVLVAPSCTEGLAGMNRIHVGARARALENQFYVVVSQTVGMVHYSEAIDKNTGMAAIYSTCDLGFPDDGIIVQGTLNVPQWVYAEINTKLVEDVRKNGHVFNFQKIKALR
- a CDS encoding NAD(P)/FAD-dependent oxidoreductase; the protein is MKIAVIGSGISGLSSAWLLNRTEGHEVTLFESMDYLGGHSNTVDVTLNGVTSPVDTGFLVHNPNTYPNLIAFLKLLNVEVIESDMTFSVKLGERKIEWAGTNLRTVFSQKKNLISPSFWKMILDIMHFNKNVHAYLEESRHKKLSLGELLHEKQYSREFCDWYLIPMGAAIWSTSTEDMKKFPAENFIQFGINHSLFQVEGRPVWRTIKNGSREYVKKIAKDLPRVFLNEPVLAVRRGEKVEVVTTQRTEFFDKVIFATHTDITASILQDATPAEKQILRKVEYSENIAYLHYDESHLPDSKNVWSAWNYFSETDANSKQAVAVSYLISKLQPLPFKVPIIVTLNPVRVPDPSKTIKTIIYHHPLFDQKAIDAQKMLSEIQGENHTYFAGAWCGYGFHEDGLKSGIAVAKMLGAKIPW
- a CDS encoding DUF1365 domain-containing protein, translating into MVNNYIVEGAVYHERLKPFNHKFLYNVFLLKFPLDEIEQLKSPLFSFNRFNLFSFYFKDYLDGSDRPLKQKIQEVLNAEGIKAEGKIVLQTIPRILGYGFNPVSFWYIYDLEDKLEAILSEVNNTFGDRHYYLLQGFSEYKRITMQKVFHVSPFFDIEGEYQFSFTPKSVVINYFDPKENDYFFKSTLNVVHSREFSTKNLLKMFFKYPMMTFVVMGRIHWQAVKLFFKKAQFFSHPPPPEKILSKEVRHDG